One stretch of Diabrotica undecimpunctata isolate CICGRU chromosome 5, icDiaUnde3, whole genome shotgun sequence DNA includes these proteins:
- the LOC140441089 gene encoding drosomycin-like, with protein MIYIFYYLYYLTLVVYKLTKTAIQSSISSVPKKQRKLLLVKMKIFYIFAIVLFVALSAKTALADCLSGRFGGPCAVWDNDSCRRVCQEEGRPSGHCSPSLKCWCEGC; from the exons atgatttacattttttattacctTTATTATCTCACATTAGTTGTATATAAACTAACCAAAacagctatacaatcatcaattAGTTCAGTACCAAAGAAGCAAAGGAAACTACTTc tcgtCAAAATGAAAATATTCTACATCTTCGCCATCGTCTTATTTGTTGCTCTTAGCGCCAAAACTGCTCTTGCTGACTGTTTGTCAGGAAGATTTGGAGGTCCATGTGCCGTTTGGGACAACGACAGCTGTCGTAGAGTATGTCAAGAAGAAGGAAGACCAAGTGGCCATTGCAGTCCTAGCTTGAAATGTTGGTGCGAAGGTTGTTAG
- the LOC140441090 gene encoding drosomycin-like, with product MKVLHFLAVLLLLSVSAKTAFGDCLSANYGGPCAVWDNETCRRVCKGEGRVSGHCSPSLKCWCEGC from the coding sequence ATGAAAGTATTACACTTCTTGGCCGTTCTTCTGCTGCTAAGTGTCAGCGCTAAAACTGCCTTTGGTGATTGTCTTTCCGCTAATTATGGAGGTCCTTGTGCAGTTTGGGACAACGAAACCTGTCGTCGCGTATGCAAAGGAGAAGGAAGAGTCAGTGGCCATTGCAGTCCTAGTTTGAAGTGCTGGTGCGAGGGATGTTAG
- the LOC140441087 gene encoding UDP-glucosyltransferase 2-like — translation MKSKEVLTLLFLSCVCCTSSYKILGIFPVASPSHHFLGNELMKGLARAGHESTILTIFEEKKPPNDNYKQIIMERLYDQQMQLFGHMTNMSQKESQQFFKNPVKAMLDFLEIMNQITELTLNHTKTQQLLQEKPKYDAVIVSQFNLEAAKAIAPHLGAHLVVFNNHPAGSCLNHLVGNPSLPSYAAELTLGFSGQMDFKQRLINTLFSMAQYVYTHIYQYPQHSALVHKYISKDIDFYNVIYNTSLVLLNSHISLVKSSALVPCMRDIGGFHVQQPKKLPEDLQKYLDDAKDGVIYFSMGSNVKSSTLPLETRQALMKAFSKRKEKVLWKFEDDNMPGKPANVKIQKWLPQSDLLAHPNIKLFITHGGFLSTIETVYHGVPTVAIPVLGDQLKNARQSESDGYTKVIEMQELTEELLSSTIEEVISNKKYRDNVKTRSKIFHDRQVKPMDDAVYWIEYIVKHNGANHLRVNYLDMAWYQYYLVDVFVVLFSVIFIALFLIKKTVCFILGRLCKKSDKKVSNKVKKQ, via the exons ATGAAGTCGAAAGAAGTACTAACGCTTCTATTTTTGTCATGTGTGTGTTGTACCAGTAGCTACAAAATCTTGGGAATATTCCCAGTCGCTTCTCCTAGTCATCACTTTCTAGGAAATGAACTTATGAAAGGGCTCGCTAGAGCCGGACATGAATCTACCATTTTGACGATTTTTGAAGAAAAGAAACCACCTAATGATAACTATAAGCAGATTATTATGGAGAGGTTATACGATCAACAAATgc AGCTTTTTGGTCACATGACAAATATGTCCCAAAAAGAAAGTCAACAATTCTTCAAAAATCCTGTCAAGGCGATGCTCGATTTCTTAGAAATAATGAACCAAATAACTGAATTAACATTAAATCATACAAAAACTCAGCAATTACTTCAAGAGAAACCGAAGTACGATGCGGTTATAGTTTCTCAATTCAACCTTGAAGCGGCAAAAGCCATTGCTCCACATTTAGGCGCTCATTTAGTTGTTTTTAACAATCATCCTGCAGGTTCTTGTTTAAACCATCTTGTAGGAAACCCGTCGCTACCTTCATATGCTGCCGAGCTCACTCTAGGATTTTCGGGGCAAATGGACTTTAAACAGAGACTAATAAATACGCTGTTTTCTATGGCACAATATGTGTACACCCACATCTATCAATATCCACAGCATTCTGCACTAGTACATAAATATATTTCCAAAGATATTGACTTTTACAATGTTATATATAACACTTCCCTGGTACTTCTCAACTCCCACATCAGTCTGGTCAAATCGAGTGCTTTGGTACCTTGTATGAGGGATATTGGAGGATTTCACGTGCAGCAACCCAAAAAGCTACCAGAGGACTTGCAGAAATACTTGGATGATGCTAAAGACGGAGTCATTTATTTCAGTATGGGCTCAAATGTCAAAAGTTCTACGTTACCTTTAGAAACTAGGCAAGCTTTGATGAAAGCGTTTTCGAAGAGAAAGGAGAAAGTTTTGTGGAAATTTGAAGATGATAATATGCCTGGCAAGCCGGCCAATGTAAAAATCCAGAAGTGGCTGCCGCAGTCTGACTTATTGG CACATCCCAAtattaaactatttataacaCATGGAGGATTTTTGAGTACGATCGAGACAGTATATCACGGAGTTCCAACTGTAGCTATTCCTGTTCTCGGCGATCAGTTGAAGAATGCCAGACAGTCAGAAAGTGATGGATACACAAAAGTCATAGAaatgcaggagctaacagaagaattACTTTCCTCTACTATCGAGGAAGTCATATCAAATAAAAA aTATCGCGATAATGTTAAAACCCGTTCAAAAATATTTCATGATCGACAAGTAAAACCGATGGATGATGCAGTGTACTGGATAGAATACATCGTAAAGCATAACGGAGCAAACCATTTAAGAGTGAACTACCTAGACATGGCTTGGTATCAATATTATTTAGTagatgtgtttgttgttttatttaGTGTTATATTTATagcattatttttaattaaaaaaactgtaTGTTTTATTTTAGGAAGGTTATGTAAAAAAAGTGATAAAAAGGTGTCAAATAAAGTGAAAAAGCAGTAG